Proteins encoded by one window of Streptococcus sanguinis:
- the ftsZ gene encoding cell division protein FtsZ: MTFSFDAAAAQGAVIKVIGVGGGGGNAINRMIDEGVAGVEFIAANTDVQALSSAKAETVIQLGPKLTRGLGAGGQPEVGRKAAEESEEVLTEALQGADMVFITAGMGGGSGTGAAPVIARIAKNVGALTVAVVTRPFGFEGSKRGTFAVEGINELREHVDTLLIISNNNLLEIVDKKTPLLEALSEADNVLRQGVQGITDLITSPGLINLDFADVKTVMADKGNALMGIGVGSGEERVIEAARKAIYSPLLETTIDGAEDVIVNVTGGLDMTLIEAEEASEIVNQAAGHGVNIWLGTAIDESMKDEIRVTVVATGVRQDKVEKVSGIRQTPQPTSPSRPQQVEPNREVRSGQFERNFDMTETVDIPAPTRQRTDAPKGSAFGDWDLRREAIVRQAEPSSSARVERYAETNEDDDELETPPFFRNR; this comes from the coding sequence ATGACATTTTCATTTGACGCTGCTGCTGCACAAGGCGCAGTAATTAAAGTTATTGGTGTCGGTGGAGGTGGCGGTAACGCCATCAACCGAATGATTGATGAAGGTGTTGCTGGTGTTGAATTCATCGCAGCAAATACAGATGTTCAAGCTCTTAGCAGTGCTAAAGCTGAAACAGTTATTCAGCTCGGTCCTAAGCTGACTCGCGGACTTGGTGCCGGAGGTCAGCCTGAAGTTGGCCGCAAGGCTGCTGAAGAAAGCGAAGAAGTCCTGACTGAAGCTCTGCAAGGAGCAGATATGGTCTTCATCACTGCTGGTATGGGTGGTGGATCTGGGACAGGTGCTGCTCCAGTAATTGCTCGTATCGCAAAAAATGTTGGTGCTCTGACTGTTGCGGTAGTTACACGTCCTTTCGGTTTTGAAGGAAGCAAGCGTGGAACCTTTGCAGTAGAAGGAATCAACGAACTTCGCGAGCATGTAGACACACTCTTGATTATCTCAAATAACAACCTGCTTGAAATTGTAGACAAGAAGACTCCGCTCCTTGAAGCACTCAGTGAAGCAGATAATGTTCTTCGCCAAGGTGTTCAAGGGATTACTGACTTAATTACCAGCCCAGGACTGATTAACCTTGACTTTGCCGACGTGAAAACAGTTATGGCAGACAAGGGTAATGCTTTGATGGGAATTGGTGTTGGTAGCGGTGAAGAACGTGTCATCGAAGCTGCTCGTAAAGCTATCTACTCACCTCTTTTGGAAACAACCATTGATGGTGCAGAGGACGTAATTGTCAACGTTACTGGTGGCCTAGATATGACCTTGATTGAAGCAGAAGAAGCTTCAGAAATTGTCAACCAAGCAGCAGGTCATGGTGTGAACATCTGGCTCGGTACTGCTATTGACGAGTCTATGAAGGATGAAATCCGCGTGACTGTTGTAGCTACTGGTGTTCGTCAGGACAAGGTTGAAAAGGTCAGCGGTATTCGCCAGACACCACAACCTACTAGTCCAAGCCGTCCGCAGCAAGTTGAGCCAAATCGCGAAGTTCGCTCAGGACAGTTTGAACGAAACTTTGATATGACCGAAACGGTTGATATTCCTGCTCCAACGCGTCAAAGAACGGACGCGCCTAAAGGTTCAGCCTTTGGTGATTGGGATCTTCGTCGCGAAGCGATTGTTCGTCAGGCTGAACCAAGTTCGTCAGCCCGCGTGGAACGCTATGCAGAAACTAATGAAGATGATGATGAATTGGAAACACCTCCATTCTTCAGAAATCGTTAA
- the ftsA gene encoding cell division protein FtsA: MARDGFFTGLDIGTSSIKVLVAEHINDEMNVIGVSNAKSAGVKDGIIVDIEAAAAAIKTAISQAEEKAGISIGLVNVGLPANLLQIEPTQGMIPVTSDSKEITDTDVENVVRSALTKSMTPDREVITFIPEEFVVDGFQGIRDPRGMMGIRLEMRGLLYTGPRTILHNLRKTVERAGVQLENVIISPLAMTKSILNEGEREFGATVIDMGGGQTTVASVKGQELQYTNIYQEGGDYVTKDISKVLKTSQKLAESLKFNYGSAYVPEAGTESFQVEVIGEIEPVEVTEKYLAEIISARIQHIFEQIKRDLDRRHLLELPGGIVIIGGAAILPGVVELAQEVFGVNVKLYVPNQIGIRNPAFAHVISLSEYAGNLTDVDMLAQVAVHGDEQLRHRPVSFERPAQSVPRFEPQPADEIPEEPVQEVPVASADVPNQEPKTGITDRMRNLIGKMFD, translated from the coding sequence ATGGCTAGAGACGGCTTTTTTACTGGATTAGATATAGGAACTAGCTCAATTAAAGTGTTGGTGGCAGAGCACATCAACGATGAAATGAATGTTATTGGAGTCAGCAACGCCAAAAGTGCTGGCGTTAAAGATGGAATTATTGTTGATATTGAGGCTGCTGCTGCTGCCATTAAGACAGCTATTTCTCAAGCAGAAGAAAAGGCAGGCATTTCAATTGGTTTAGTTAACGTCGGACTTCCGGCTAATCTCTTACAGATTGAGCCTACTCAGGGTATGATTCCTGTGACTAGTGATTCTAAGGAAATCACAGATACAGATGTAGAGAATGTTGTTAGATCTGCTCTGACGAAGAGTATGACTCCTGATCGCGAAGTGATTACTTTCATCCCAGAAGAGTTTGTAGTGGATGGTTTCCAAGGGATTCGTGACCCACGTGGTATGATGGGGATTCGCTTAGAAATGCGTGGTCTTCTCTACACTGGACCACGGACTATTCTCCACAACCTCCGCAAGACAGTGGAGCGCGCGGGAGTTCAGCTTGAGAACGTAATTATCTCCCCATTGGCAATGACTAAGTCAATCTTGAACGAAGGGGAACGTGAGTTTGGTGCAACTGTTATTGATATGGGCGGTGGCCAAACTACAGTGGCTTCTGTTAAAGGTCAAGAGCTTCAGTATACGAATATATACCAAGAAGGCGGCGACTACGTAACCAAGGACATCTCCAAGGTTTTGAAGACTTCGCAAAAGTTAGCTGAAAGTCTCAAGTTTAACTATGGTTCTGCTTATGTTCCTGAAGCTGGGACAGAATCTTTCCAAGTAGAAGTGATTGGAGAGATTGAGCCGGTTGAAGTAACTGAAAAGTATCTGGCTGAAATTATTTCTGCTCGTATCCAACACATTTTTGAGCAAATCAAACGCGATTTGGATAGAAGGCATCTCCTTGAGTTGCCAGGTGGCATTGTGATTATTGGCGGAGCAGCAATTCTTCCAGGAGTGGTTGAGTTGGCTCAGGAAGTATTTGGCGTAAATGTCAAGCTTTATGTGCCAAATCAAATTGGCATTCGCAATCCTGCTTTCGCACATGTTATAAGCCTGTCAGAGTATGCTGGAAACTTAACAGATGTGGATATGCTGGCTCAGGTTGCTGTTCATGGTGATGAGCAACTGCGCCATCGACCTGTATCCTTTGAGCGTCCTGCTCAGTCAGTACCACGCTTTGAACCTCAACCAGCTGATGAGATTCCTGAGGAGCCGGTCCAAGAAGTTCCAGTTGCCAGTGCCGATGTGCCAAACCAAGAACCCAAAACAGGTATTACAGATCGGATGCGCAACCTAATTGGCAAAATGTTTGATTAA
- a CDS encoding cell division protein FtsQ/DivIB, whose amino-acid sequence MSKKNNDEPKEEVSEHLSEWQKRNKEYLEKKAQEEAGKQKELEEEEAKEAEDSIEGGEIAEETEEDDSFYEEEEIEYLEDDSSKPELETELSEKERKKLEKLQKKAEKEAAKVHISRVHIYRALPVLLGSGLIFLLSVYFLTPLATMKTIKFSGNQMVSQEDLLKSSKIDEKDYTLTTFINGGNHIRNMKASSPWINNLEMAYQFPITFQVKVKEYGVLAYLHEGGQYYPILTNGEIISDPTAADSLPETHISIEFSDKKLIKEFALQIEKVPASVKKNIKTVQLTPSKVTPDLVTLTMHDGNKILVPISHIAKKLPYYKGIQSQLEEEVPSVVDMEAGIFSYVEGAQNESSSSDEEKQKAEEESTGQPTEQAAEQVTESQEQESAEPQNSTENPGNTENR is encoded by the coding sequence AGCTAGAAGAAGAGGAAGCAAAGGAAGCTGAGGACTCAATCGAAGGCGGAGAAATAGCTGAAGAGACGGAAGAAGATGACTCATTTTATGAAGAGGAAGAAATAGAATATTTGGAAGATGACTCATCTAAACCTGAGCTAGAGACCGAATTGAGCGAGAAAGAGCGCAAAAAACTGGAGAAACTTCAGAAAAAGGCAGAAAAAGAAGCTGCTAAGGTGCATATCTCAAGGGTTCATATTTATCGAGCACTGCCAGTTTTGCTAGGCAGTGGCTTGATTTTTCTCCTGTCAGTTTATTTTTTGACACCACTAGCGACTATGAAGACAATCAAATTTTCAGGGAATCAAATGGTCAGTCAGGAAGATTTGCTCAAAAGCAGTAAGATTGATGAGAAGGACTATACTTTAACAACCTTTATCAATGGCGGCAATCATATCCGCAATATGAAAGCGTCTAGTCCTTGGATTAACAATCTGGAGATGGCTTATCAGTTTCCGATTACTTTTCAGGTAAAGGTCAAGGAGTACGGAGTTCTGGCCTATCTGCATGAGGGTGGCCAGTATTATCCTATTCTGACAAATGGGGAGATTATTTCGGACCCGACTGCTGCAGATTCTTTGCCAGAAACCCATATTTCGATAGAGTTTTCAGATAAAAAATTGATTAAGGAATTTGCCCTTCAAATTGAAAAGGTACCGGCTTCGGTTAAGAAAAATATTAAGACAGTTCAGCTGACCCCGAGCAAGGTGACACCGGACTTGGTTACGCTGACCATGCATGATGGCAATAAAATTTTGGTACCAATTTCACATATTGCCAAAAAACTGCCATATTACAAGGGAATCCAATCACAGTTGGAAGAGGAAGTACCTAGTGTTGTAGATATGGAAGCAGGGATTTTTAGTTATGTTGAAGGAGCTCAAAACGAGTCGTCTTCTTCTGATGAAGAAAAGCAGAAAGCAGAAGAGGAATCGACGGGACAGCCAACAGAACAAGCGGCTGAGCAGGTGACAGAAAGTCAAGAACAAGAATCTGCAGAGCCACAAAATTCAACAGAAAACCCGGGAAATACCGAAAATCGCTAA